The Aquitalea magnusonii region GCCGATTTTGACAGGATGACAATAGCCGCGCCGGCAAAGCCCAGACTGAGTCCGCACCACTGCTTGCTTGAAACGCGCTCCTTGATCCATATCGGGGCAATGATTGCGACGAGAATGGGCTGCAAGGAGACCATAAGCGCCAGCGCTCCGGCTGATAGCCCTGCCCTGAGTGCAAGATAGGTTCCGCCAAAGTAGATGACTTGAATGCAAACGCCGATTACGCAAACGTTTAGCCAGTCACGGCCGTGATGCGGAACGGGCAGGCGGAATCCAAGCTGGATGGGTAAAAGAATGACAACGACGCAGCCATAGCGCAATGCCAGGAAGGTAAGCGGTTCGATATGCTGCAAACCGATTTTTACTACGGCAAATCCTGTTGCCCACAGCAATAGAAACACTATTGGTGCGGCAACATCCAGCACCATGCGATGCTGCATGAATAGATCAAATTGTCGAAAGGCTGATGAGGGCAGTGACATCGCACTTTCCTTCCTTGGATGTGCATAGATGAATCCGTTGCTGCCCTTATTTGAAAAAAAGGTGTTGCTCTATATGGCAGGCACTCAGCTCGGGCAATAAATCTAAGTGGCTTTACCTACCGTGTAAGCTGGCAGATGTCATGGCTTGAGTGTGAAAGCCTTGGGCATGGCGGCGGATGAGTAGGCCGGCTGCCAGTCGTGCGCAGCATGACCATCGCCATTGATTGCGAGAAAGGTATATGGCTTGCAGTAATCCCGATTAGGGCCGTGCTGCCTTCCAGGCAAACTGGTGGTGGCGCATTTCAAGATGGAAAAAGTTTGTTGCCACGGACTTCTATCGTGCCGCAGTCCGGTCGTGTCATGGCTGACGTAGCCTGGCCTGTCGCGGGGATTGCGCATGAGGGGTTCGGCCAAGTGTCCGATCTTCTCCATGCGTATTGCTGCTAAGTCTTGCAGAGTAGTCGCAGCGCTATGACTGAGCCGTAGCTGGCTCACTGCTGTAGAGCAGGGTGGGGACGCTACTGCCGGGAAAGTCAAAAAGCCCGCAGCGATGCAGGCCAGCCTTTTGCAGTACCCGTGCCGATGCCAGATTATCGGCATTGATATAGCCGACAACCCGCGGTAACTGCAATTGTGTCAGGCCATACTGCACACAGGCAGCCGCAGCCTCGCTGGCATAGCCCAGTCCGCGCCATGTGGGCAGCATGGTATAGCCCACATCAACATCCGCCAGTCCTTCACGCCGGATCAGCCCGCACATGCCGACAGGCTGGTCATCCTCCAGCCTTTCCATGCACCACAGCCCGATGCCGTGCTGCGCATAGCTTGCCAGCGGGCCACGGCTGATGTAGTCGCCGGCATCTTGCAGCGTGTACACCCCACGATCCGAGACATTGCGGATAAAATCCGGGTCAGTCAGCAGGGCCAGCACCAGCGGTGCATCCTGCATGGTGAATTCGCGCAGTCGCAATCTGGGCGTAAAAATGGGTAACATGATTTGCTTTGCATCTGGACAAGGTGCTGGCCAGTTTACTGCATGGTAAGCGCGTTGCGATCAATTCCGCCCACATGACGACCTGCACGGCAGCAACTGCAGCCGCACCTGACGCGGCTAGCAATTTTTTTGTTGGGATCTTGCCAAAACCAGACAGTGCCTGTATTATCGCCCTCTCTGTTGCAGCACTGCAGCAGCCATCTGGAGAGGTGGATGAGTGGTTTAAGTCGCACGCCTGGAAAGCGTGTTTAGGGTAATACCCTAACGGGGGTTCGAATCCCCCCCTCTCCGCCAAACACCCCTAAAGTGTTGTTTTTACAGTAAATTCAAGTTCTGCAGGGCTTTTTTGCTCCTGAGTTCTACACAACACTCCTACACATTGGCGGTAATAAGTTCAGTTTTCTTCTGTAACGTCGCGGATTGTTTTGCACACTTTCGCACGCGCTTTTGCACTGAGTACCCCTCGCAACAAATGCAAAAGAGCCTGCAAAAGCAGGCTCTAACCATAGCGTAGTTTTTAGCCATCAGGCATCCAGTGGGAATGGCGGTCTAGTCGGAAGTTTCACCGAGGAA contains the following coding sequences:
- a CDS encoding GNAT family N-acetyltransferase, encoding MLPIFTPRLRLREFTMQDAPLVLALLTDPDFIRNVSDRGVYTLQDAGDYISRGPLASYAQHGIGLWCMERLEDDQPVGMCGLIRREGLADVDVGYTMLPTWRGLGYASEAAAACVQYGLTQLQLPRVVGYINADNLASARVLQKAGLHRCGLFDFPGSSVPTLLYSSEPATAQS
- a CDS encoding DMT family transporter, yielding MSLPSSAFRQFDLFMQHRMVLDVAAPIVFLLLWATGFAVVKIGLQHIEPLTFLALRYGCVVVILLPIQLGFRLPVPHHGRDWLNVCVIGVCIQVIYFGGTYLALRAGLSAGALALMVSLQPILVAIIAPIWIKERVSSKQWCGLSLGFAGAAIVILSKSAIESTPWQGITLSCIALSGMTLGVLYEKKTSASMHPISATLIQTSVGLLLIAPLALLLESGHIEWRSEMLCSLAYLVIGNSLIAIGLLLHLVRHRPASRVSALFFLVPPCAAIAAGVLLGESMPGLAWLGIGLATAGVWLTVNLR